In the Manis javanica isolate MJ-LG chromosome 12, MJ_LKY, whole genome shotgun sequence genome, one interval contains:
- the ERFE gene encoding erythroferrone: protein MACARRLLLVHAGLLAVAAGLGSPEPGAPEGSRAGEEPLPGNELPAGPRDSRAGPSARPPEPAAEHARSIDPRRAWMLFIRQSDKGANAKRGSGGKVKKLELGLPGPPGPPGPQGPPGPVIPPEVLQKEFQLLLKGAVRQRERAEPGPCTRDPAAVAATAGEDELEAAGVLALLAAPRALGPRAPRVEAAFHCRLRRDAWVERRALHELGGYYLPDAEGAFRRGPGLNLTSGQYAAPVSGFYALAATLHVALAEQPRRGPPRPRDRLRLLVCIQSRCQRNASLEAVVGLENSSELFTISVNGVLYLQTGQYASVFLDNASGSSLSVCSGSHFSAVLLGV from the exons ATGGCCTGCGCCCGCCGCCTGCTGCTAGTCCACGCGGGCCTGCTGGCAGTCGCCGCGGGTCTCGGCTCCCCGGAGCCCGGCGCGCCCGAGGGGAGCCGCGCAGGCGAGGAGCCACTGCCGGGGAACGAGCTGCCCGCCGGCCCCCGGGACAGCCGCGCGGGGCCGTCCGCCCGCCCGCCG GAGCCTGCCGCAGAGCACGCGCGCAGCATCGACCCCCGCCGTGCCTGGATGCTCTTCATCAGGCAGAGTGACAAGGGCGCCAATGCCAAGAGGGGGAGCGGAGGCAAGGTCAAGAAGCTGGAG CTCGGCCTGCCTGGGCCTCCAGGGCCTCCTGGTCCCCAGGGTCCCCCCGGCCCTGTCATCCCACCCGAGGTACTGCAGAAGGAGTTCCAGCTGCTGTTGAAAG GCGCGGTGCGGCAGCGCGAGCGCGCGGAGCCCGGGCCCTGCACGCGCGACCCCGCGGCAGTCGCGGCCACCGCCGGGGAGGACGAGCTGGAGGCGGCGGGCGTGCTGGCGTTGCTGGCCGCGCCCCGGGCCCTGGGCCCGCGGGCGCCGCGCGTCGAGGCTGCCTTCCACTGCCGCCTGCGCCGGGACGCGTGGGTGGAGCGGCGCGCGCTGCACGAGCTCGGCGGCTACTACCTG CCCGACGCCGAGGGCGCCTTCCGCCGCGGGCCGGGCCTGAACCTGACCAGTGGCCAGTACGCGGCGCCCGTCTCCGGCTTCTACGCGCTCGCCGCCACGCTGCACGTGG CGCTAGCCGAGCAGCCGAGACGCGGGCCGCCGCGCCCCCGGGACCGCCTGCGCCTGCTCGTCTGCATCCAGTCCCGGTGCCAGCGCAACGC CTCCCTGGAGGCTGTCGTGGGCCTGGAGAACAGCAGCGAGCTCTTCACCATCTCTGTAAATGGTGTTCTGTACCTGCAG ACTGGGCAGTACGCCTCTGTCTTCCTGGACAATGCCAGCGGCTCCTCCCTCTCAGTGTGCAGTGGCTCCCACTTCAGTGCTGTCCTCCTTGGCGTGTGA